The sequence below is a genomic window from Eschrichtius robustus isolate mEscRob2 chromosome 21, mEscRob2.pri, whole genome shotgun sequence.
TATGTCTTACTTACCACACTGTGTAATTGGCTGCATTTAACTCGATAGCATCTCTGGTTAGCTTAAAAGCTCGTTCACTTCTCTCGTCACGCTGCAGGACAGCCCGGAAATAATCATAAACATCCTGAACTAGAAACAGAGCACACAACTGCATTAGGATGGTCTTTCTTGTTTAAAACGACCACTATAGTACAAAATGTTGTTTTACTCTATGAGGAAGATACTTTATTGTATGTATACGATTTATaatatgcaaaagaaagaaaatccaatGACTATGACTGCCACTCTGATAACTTGTGTCACAGCCAGGATGCACGTACAGGGGTTGATGCCAGACTCCAGATCCCCCAAAGACCTTatgcattaaagaaaaattaagagtGCATATATCCAAATATATTCACTTAGCTGtttttctcacattttattttgatcagtttttttttttttttttggctgcatcaggtcttagttgcagcaggcaggcccttcgttgtggtgcacaggctccagagcgcatgggctctgtagtttgcagcacgtgggctctctagctgaggcacaagggctcagtagttgcagtgcatgggcttagttgcccctcggcatgtgggatcttagctccccgaccagggattgaacccatgtcccctgcattggaaggcggattcttaacctctggaccaccagggaagtccctgatcagtttttttttttttttaattaagaatattttttattctattctgtATCAAGGCCATAGACACACAAAATGTTTGGATCACTTAATAAGTTATAACAGTCCATGTTTTCATAGTAAGAACAAGGACATAAATGATCATTTCCTGAGTTTACAGTGCAATGTAAAATTTAATCTGTATTGCTAATCAGACATCTTACAGCACAGAAATGTGATCAAAATGATCATTTGCTTTATCATGTCATAAAACACAAGAGCTTATTGTAGAACAGTGATACAGTTTAAATGGTAAGGAACTTTGTGATTCATAACAAAGAATCCTGTATATACTTGTTGCCATGATTGACCTTCCAGGACAAATATCAGTAGTAAAATAAGTTATGGTACAAAATAAAGTCAACAAGGTATCTATAGTGAAGAAACATTTGATTTCATTTAAGAAACTAAAACCTGGATTCCAGTTAACCTATATacaaaaatgttcttttaaaaaacccAAGTAATCACAAATTTAGCTAAAACAGTTGAATGACACCTCTTCATTATGCTGTAAAATTATGGATCTCATCTTTGGAAAAGTTCAAATCATGCAGCAACTTCATTCCTtgttctgtaaatggcattggTCCACAAATGCAGATGAGGACTTTGGACGTGTCTAAACTTcttttcaaaaattcagaaagcagAGCTGGTGAAACGTATCCCCGTTTGCCATTCCATTCAGAAGTAGGTGCTGAGAGAACAAATTCAAGGTCAAATCTTTTATCCTTAAATGCTAATTTCTCCAATTGGCTTCTCCAAATTATGTGATCCTCTGTTTTATTGAAGAACATCAGCTTCACTTTCCTGAGACTGGGTATATTAGTCAAAGCATAACTCAGTACTTTAACCATTGGTGTGAAGCCTGTTCCTGCTGCCAATAAAAAGAGATCTTCCAATTCTTGGAACtgggatattttaaaattgcCCTCGGGATTGCTTACAGAAACATAATCTCCAATCTGAAGATGATCAAGCTCTGGTGTGAAGAGTCCAGCAGGGTAGATTTTGATCAAAAAGTAGATGTATTTATTGTTGGGAAGAACTGGTTCCTTGAACTCTGAGAATAAGGAATCAGATACAGGTGTATATGGCTTCACAATTTCAGTACCTGTATCTTTCTTTGGAATAAGTGAATTATGATTCTCCAGGGGATGACCAAGGCATTTCCAAGAAgtattctctttttcctttaggACAATCTCTATTTTTCCCACATTCTCAAcaactcacacagaaaaatctTCCTGAATCTCATGACTTAGGGCAATATGTATAAGATATGAATAATCCTTGATAACTGTTTCTGCTCTAAAGGAATCATCCCGGTGATCAGCTATTACTGAGTCTAAATTGATATTCTTCTGTTTAGTATATATGACAATGGTGACTAAAGCGTCTCTTTGGAACCAGTCATAGCTTGGAGAACTAGGCCCTTCTTTGGCAAGTGGATCTGTCACTTGGCTCTTGGGAAGCATGCCGTTTAAGAGTTTCTTTTCCTCATGATAGTCTTTAGGAAAAGCAGGTTTAACGGCCATCCTGCCAACCAGGCATTCTTTCAGCATGGATTCATAGCTGACCCAACGATGAACCATCTTGCCTCTTCCAGGACtaagtcactagccactgcagctgctgaccttcaacacctcCTGAAAGGAGtgcagggtggagatcaggaatgatgCACTCTgtactctgggaaaaactggcagaacaggcctgaTCAAAAAGGTCAGTAGCATCTGATCCTGCTGCTCTCATAAGTTCCTCTTCTCCACCAGGATGACACTCCATATACGGGCTGACGTTATAAACAAAGCCTCTTATGCATATCCAACAATcatcttttttgttgtgttttttcagTTCTTCTTCAGTTACTTCAATTAATCTTCCTTTTAATCCTGTTAGGTCCTTTCCACTTTTGGTCAGTCGAATCCAATCCATAAGACTTCTGCCCTTTTTCAGAGGGACCTTGCTACGCCCCCTGGAGGAGACGCACTGCTGCTGCTGGAGCCCGGGAAAGACTGGGAAGGGACATTCAGCATCCTGGACCCTTGGCCCGGGCCCTGCCCAGGGTACGCCGCCCGACGGGATAGCTCGGCACGACCCTTCTGGGGTAACACCTCCGGCTCCGGCTCCGAGGCCGGGCAGAGGCCAAGCCCCCCctgatcagtttttttttaactgaaaaagtaATATACACAATGATAGAAAACTCAAACAATACAAAAAGGCTCACGCTAAGTTTGCATTCCACTAAATTCCCAGTCCTTCTCCCCAGAAGCAATTGTGGAGTGATTCTAGTGTATCCTtccaaatatattctatgcaCATACAAGTATATGTTCTAATTCCAtcctcccatttttttttaatacaaatgagATCACATCCTACTCTAACGTCCTGGGCCTTGCTTTCTTCACTCATACATTATTCAAGGTCGTATAAACTAGTAAATATCTCTATGGAAAACCACTTGGtaatatctattaaaaatttaaaactggggacttctctggtggtgcagtggttaagaatccgcctgccaatgcaggggacacgggttcaagccctggtctgggaagatcccacatgccgcagagcaactaagtccgtgcgccacaactactgagcctgcgctctagagtccgtgagccacaactaccgagcccgcacgccacaactactgaagcctgcatgcctagagcccgcgagccacaactactgagcccgtgagccacaacttacTGAAGCCTccaggcctagagcctgtgctccacaacaagagaaaccaccacaatgagaaccccacgcaccgcaacgaagagtagctcccacttgccgcaactagagaaagcccgcgcacagcaacaaagacccaacgcagccaaaaataaagtgtttctctaaaaaataaataaatacataaataataaataaaaactgactACTCATTGACCTAACAATTCCAGTTCcagtaagttttctttttttttttttaaacatctttattgaagtataattgccttacaatggtgtgttagcttctgctttataacaaagtgaatcagttatacacatacaatatgttcccatatctcttcccccaGTAAGTTTTCTTACAAATATACTCCTGTATGTGCCCAAAGCATCCAAGGAAAtttatataagaaataaataaatgaagactggaaacaactgaaatttcCATGAGTAAAGAATGGGTTAAGTCCATCATGGTACACCCATACAACAAAATCCTATGCAGCTATTAGTAACGAGGCTGTTCTGCTATGTACTGAAATGGAACAACTGCTAAGACAAGTTGTTGAGTGAAAAACGTAAGGTGCAGAGCAGCAGCTATTCGTTTAGTTAAAAATATATGCTTATTTATGAACATACGAGTTTGAGGAACAAGATGGGAAGATGACATAATTTTCAACCACATTCCCCGTTACAAAGTTTTCAAACAGTTGCACAGCATTTCGTTGTATGGGCACTCTAATTATACCTAACTCGTCCCCTATAAATGaatgtttaaattgttttcattcttttgctgTCCTATCATGGTATGTTTCTGCACACACGTGCAAATTCAGTACATCTGTAGGATGAATTCCtacaagtggaattactggatcaaggTTATGTGCACTGTTGATGCTGACAGACAGTGCCAAATTAACCTCTCAAAACAGGTCTGATCAATATATAGTCCCTCCAAGAATGTATGAATACACCgatttttttccacatcctcactgacAAGAGTATCAAAGAGTATTTCCACAAGAGAAACAGGCTTAAGAGAGATTAACAAGTTCACATGGCCCAGTGTACTTTGGAGACAGAAGTTAAACCCCAATCTAGTCTGACACCAAAGCACACACTGCTAATCACAATGCTCATTTCACTGCAGCTGAAATGCCTTCACATCACAGCACAGAttaatgtagagaacagactaaGGCCCTAAACAGACTACTAAAAAACCCAGGTGTTAAATACTCCTCAATACTTCTttttccacaattaaaaatttatgTGGACATGCtatgctatttttctttttttttaaatttttatttatttggctgcgtcaggtcttagttgcagcatgtgggatcttcattgcagcatgtgggatcttttgttgcagtgcacgggctcttcattgtggcgtgtgGTCTCCAGAgcgcatggactcagtagttgcagcgcgcaggctctcCATTTGTGGCGCGTAGGCTCCAGaacgtgcgggctcagtagttgtggcatgtgggctccagagtgcaagggctcagtagttgcggagcacgggctcagtagttgtggtgcatgggcttagttgccccgtggcacgtgggtatgttccccgaccagggatcgaacctgcatcccctgcatcggaaggcggattcttaaccactggaccaccaggaaagtcctgctATTTTTCCTATAGCATACAATTTTCCAGTTACTGACAGGGTTCACAAACTTTTAGTAGGTCAATATGCATGAATACAATGTCAATATATCCTAATTTGCCTAACCGTTCCGCTACTACTggttgttttcaattttgttttataaaaatcacTGCTTTAAGCGTCCAAtgacttttcattaaaaaatttaaaaaattaaatacacaatacacacatacatatttatgtgtgtgcatgcaagcACACATGGGTATGTATATAGTTTTGTTAGACTACAACCCCAAAAGTGAAATTATCAGAGGAGAGCATGAAAAATTATAGCTCTTTCTGAACATACAAAGGTCATCTACTCCTAAATACTACCTTTAAAATGCTGAATTTAATTTATACCGGAGTAATATTTAGAAACAATATAAATGGTAAATAACTATGGAATATTATGTGGTCATTAAGAACCAAGctcccaaatattttaaaatgtgtaacaaAATGCTTATAACATGTTAACTCTATATACAATGTATAAACACATTACTTTATattcacacatgtacacatacatagtATAAACCTAACTCTGTGGAAACATATTTTCCGAGGAGTGGAAGGCTATACaccaaatgttaacagtggttagtTCTGGATGATTAGACTCTTCTTTTGATGTTAACATCTTCAGATTCTTCTTCAATGAGCatgtgttactttaaaaaatatatattttttggctgcactgggtctccattgtggcatgtgggctttctctagttgcggcgagcaggggctactcttcgttgtggtgtgcagacttctcactgtggtggcttctcttgttgtggagcacaggccctacggcgcacgggcttcagtagttgtggctcgcgggctcagtagttgtggctcgtgggctctagagcacaggctcagtagttgtggcgtacgggcttagttgctccatggcatgtgggatcttcccagaccagggctcgaacccgtgtcccctgcattggcaggcagattcttaaccactgcaccactagggaagtcccccaaaatatttttaattaaaaagaaatacatgttctGGGAGCCAGCCTGGAGGGCGCGGAACACCACACGCCCGCTTGGCCGTGCCATCTGGGTGGGGGCGTGCACGACCCTGGTCCCCCAGCCAGCCCGCCTGGGACTGGGGCACAGCCCGGTGGCTCCCCGCCCGCTCCTCTCTCCTCATGCAGCCCCTCCGTACGACCCCTGGCGTGAGGCGGCCAAGCTGAGGCGCCGAGAGAAAAGGGAAATTGCAAAGCTCATCTACAACCAGATCAACAGCATACTTTTTTTAGGACTCAAGAATCAACATTGGGCTATTTCCTAAGATTAAACCATGAAAGCCCACTTGGAGGCTGCACGGCCATCTGCACACTTGAACCTGAAAAATGGACTTTTTCCATTGGGGAGATCTCCTTCTTTAACTAAATCATCAGAAGTGGTGAGAAGAAAAGATCCCTACCTGACCAAACTCCTCCAGACAAATTAAATCAGTCTAGCAAGGAATGGAGCTGTACAGGGTGGCCGGATCACCATCTTCTGCTTGCACCGCCAGTGAGCCATCCCTCTAGGACTGCCACCTACATGCAGGTTGCACCCAGTGCAAGGCATCTAGCTGAGGCAGGGAATGGGAGCTGAAATCCTGCCCCACTCACCAAGCCGAGTTTATTGGTGCATGGCCGTGTCTGCCCAGACGATGTGGCTCCTTTTTCAAATTTTCACCAATGCACCCTGTATGGGCTAGTGGCATGTCTGACCACACCCCTCCCACATCCCAGTCCTACCCGGGATTCTATTCCTTACCTCGGATGGATTCAAGATTTTCATGAACAAGTTAGGTTTCTTGCAAAAGATGAAATATTTGACCcaaattgaaattaatttcataGGTAAAGCTCAAAATATTACCATAGATGTgaattatgtatgtatttatatacgcATGTATATACAGTTATGTAGATACATATGTCTATGTATCAGAAGTTAGCACAACTTAAATttggtaaatgtttaaaataaaactatttggggtattcaaaaaaaaaagaaagaaatacatgttCTTTGTAAACACTGCAAACAATATAAAAGTAGAGGAAGTTTCCCATACTCCAGTGCTACTCCCCAGTGCACTGGACCTGTATCAGTGGTaatggctgttaccagttgataTGTCTCTCCAGACATTTTTCTAAGCAAATAAATGTAATCTTGctcttgttttttaatgaagTTGGCATAGCATTTTCGTTCTGCTTTTCATTTTGGCATTTCCCCCTCAGTGATATGTCCTTCCATGCCTGTGTATACACATCTACATTATTCTTGTTTCACTTTTCCATACAGTGGGCCTGGCATAATTTACATGTCAATGCTATTTTTTTGCAGAACAGATTTCTATAAGTGGGACTAGGATACTCAGTCTTAGGGCTATATGACCCTATATAATTTAGGGTCATAAATAAATTTgggattatataaatataattttatattcattagattttttttgatattaaaagtcttttaattaaaaattacgaATTTAATATACTGTCATACTCAAAGTGTCTAAAACTTATGTgcctttttttcactcaacactGTTTCTGCGATCTGTCCCTATTATAACAGATCTAGATCCTCTTATTGGTTATATAGCACACAACTGTATGACAACGATACCTTTATCTATTCTCCAAAACACAAATATATAGCTGGTTTCCAATATTTTGTTCTTCCAAAAAATGCTGTGAACTGTAATAGCTATCACACACAGTGCTTACTATGAGTCAGCCACTGTTCTCTTACTTCACATGTATAACTCACTCACTCTATAAAGTAGTTACTACTATCGTCCTCATTTTACACAGAAGGAGACAGAGATaatgaggttaaataatttgtccaaggttacaGAGTCAGTAAAGTGGTGCAGTCAGAATCTGAACTAGGTGGTCTGGCTCTGAAGTCTGTGCTCTCAGCCTCCTAGTACATGTCTTCTGATGCCATAAGCCAGAGTGAACCCAGAATGTATTATGAGAAACAGCACTTCAAGGTTGTAAGGTATGAGCATTTTCTAGTTTTACTAAATATACACGCGATACTGCTTTCTAAAATGGCTAAACATATGAAAACTACCATCTGAAAAGCATGGATCTGTTCATACGTCTCAATATCTGATATCATAAAACAGtttaaaattatctttcattCCTAATGATAATGGATTTTCCCCCTATTTAATGGCTAACGAAATCTTTTCTTCTATGAACTACAAGTTCATACCCTTTGTCTATTTTTTGATTACTTTCCCTGTTTCTTTAACCTTTCGTAGGAATTCCTTATAAGGTTCTGAATATCGATCCTCTGTTTATACATCTTCTCCCACACTGCTGTTTGCTTTTTAACTTATTCATGGTGTCTTCTGTTGCacaaatttaaaattctgatataCTCATTTATCAATTTTTGATCAATGGGtcatatttctctcttttcctttgtgatttgtaataatgatatatttaagaattaaaaatgttgatttttttttttttttttttttttttaccctgaaaaaaaggtttcattatttttaactgaaagagaaatgaatgacTGTGTCAGTTTTCAAAAGGTACTTTATGAATCTGGAAAAgttgtggttttcatttctcaGATCACTAGTGAGGTTAACATCTCTTCAtagatatttctatttcttctagtGAATTATCTCTTCACATATAATATCTCTCACAGTTTGGAAGTTTTGCGGTTTCATGCAGTTATACCTTCTGATCTTTTCCTCAATCAATTCGGAGTTTTACATCTTGCCTAACAATTCCTTCTTTACCCTAAGAATGAAAGATTATTCTACCTGCTCTAGTATGTTTACAGTTTTGCTTTAGGACTTTAATTCatctgtaatttattttcatgtaaGATATGAGATAGGGATACAATTCTGTTTATATCCAAATCCACAGATGGTTACAAAACCATTACTTGATTAATCCATCTTTTTCATACAGATATGAAATGTCCTTTTTATCAAATATTATGAGATAATGAgacctatttttagtttctttattaatctatttatttctgcACCAGTTCCACATGTTATTAAGTTTAGTAGTACACTTTCATATTTGATAAGGCAAACCCTCACACCATTATTCTTTCTTTACATTCTTGACATTATCTCATaatcaggaaaaataataatcactTTTTGTAAAAGAGGAATGATCTTGGATAACAGAGCCTTAactgaaagaaatatatataaatacataaaactacaaaactagcattccattttatttgtttaccCTTTCCTAGAAGAACAACTAACAATTAACATTTGTATGGCCTTCAATTTACAAAGCATTTCACATTCGTTATGAAAGAATACTTTGTCAAAGAAAATAATCCACTCACTATCAGTAATATATTCCAGCTGAGCCTAACATTTCACagctaaaatatatttc
It includes:
- the LOC137755934 gene encoding LOW QUALITY PROTEIN: cytochrome b5 reductase 4-like (The sequence of the model RefSeq protein was modified relative to this genomic sequence to represent the inferred CDS: inserted 1 base in 1 codon; substituted 1 base at 1 genomic stop codon) — translated: MLNVPSQSFPGSSXQQCVSSRGRSKVPLKKGRSLMDWIRLTKSGKDLTGLKGRLIEVTEEELKKHNKKDDCWICIRGFVYNVSPYMECHPGGEEELMRAAGSDATDLFDQACKMVHRWVSYESMLKECLVGRMAVKPAFPKDYHEEKKLLNGMLPKSQVTDPLAKEGPSSPSYDWFQRDALVTIVIYTKQKNINLDSVIADHRDDSFRAETVIKDYSYLIHIALSHEIQEDFSVXVVENVGKIEIVLKEKENTSWKCLGHPLENHNSLIPKKDTGTEIVKPYTPVSDSLFSEFKEPVLPNNKYIYFLIKIYPAGLFTPELDHLQIGDYVSVSNPEGNFKISQFQELEDLFLLAAGTGFTPMVKVLSYALTNIPSLRKVKLMFFNKTEDHIIWRSQLEKLAFKDKRFDLEFVLSAPTSEWNGKRGYVSPALLSEFLKRSLDTSKVLICICGPMPFTEQGMKLLHDLNFSKDEIHNFTA